The following proteins come from a genomic window of Candidatus Binatia bacterium:
- a CDS encoding protein kinase: MALTSGTRIGGYEIAGALGAGGMGEVYRARDTRLDRTVAIKALPDTFAKDPARLARFEREAKLLASLNHPNIAGIHGIVDADGVPYLVLEFVAGETLGSRLARGALSLEETLPAAVQIASAVEAAHERGVVHRDLKPGNVMITPAGVVKVLDFGIAKDRSALPSSSSVAGTEPITAEGAVLGTTAYMSPEQARGQAVDHRTDIWAFGCILFECLSGSRPFPGATGSDVIAKVLEREPEWSAIPSGTPARLRDLLKRCLVKDPSARAGAIGALRKELAEMADGSRAPRSGQAAAIPSLAVLYFENLSSDRDSDYFCAGITEDILTDLSKIRGLRVASRNAVAKFRGESVDIPRVAADLGVTAVVEGSVRRSGDRVRISAQLINAADGFHLWAERYDRTLQDVFAVQEEIASSIVAALKVALAPGESENLLRDRPGDVRAYDLYLKGRELYYRYTEESLREALGLFERATQMEPEYALAWAGIADCYGQMLQWGLGTRTRDLVRMGLEAARRSIALDPNLAEGYKAESLVMRSSGDIEGARQKLVRALEINPRLTSAWINLAVHAFEACDVAGAERGQRRAMQTDPQSSFASTWLSTIFRESGRYDDAIEAALRSIRFSGNVFDLRGSYSALVCVHLRRNDLPAARKSLAEARAAAGMGPNFQVLEANIAVRAGLKDEALRLLSVAESSLELQPHAILCAIEVSLALDDMDRALGFARRPIFADISPALLRLNPRLHPLLDHEPFTPRVAPATLVWPREAPPVDPAIAGLFAGVRVESGLPTGTGSSAAGL; the protein is encoded by the coding sequence ATGGCTCTGACCTCCGGGACCAGGATCGGCGGCTACGAGATCGCCGGGGCCCTCGGCGCGGGCGGCATGGGCGAGGTCTATCGCGCGCGCGACACGCGGCTCGACCGGACGGTCGCGATCAAGGCGCTGCCCGATACCTTCGCGAAGGATCCCGCCCGGCTCGCGCGCTTCGAGCGCGAGGCCAAGCTTCTCGCCTCCCTGAATCACCCGAACATCGCGGGAATCCACGGCATCGTCGACGCCGACGGCGTCCCCTACCTCGTGCTCGAGTTCGTGGCGGGGGAGACGCTGGGCTCGCGCCTGGCGCGCGGCGCGCTCTCCCTGGAAGAGACGCTCCCGGCCGCGGTTCAGATCGCCTCGGCGGTGGAGGCGGCCCACGAGCGCGGGGTCGTGCACCGGGATCTGAAGCCCGGGAACGTGATGATCACGCCCGCGGGCGTGGTCAAGGTGCTCGACTTCGGCATCGCGAAAGACCGCTCGGCACTGCCCTCTTCGAGCTCGGTCGCGGGGACGGAGCCGATCACCGCCGAGGGGGCGGTCCTGGGCACGACCGCCTACATGAGCCCCGAGCAGGCCCGCGGACAGGCGGTGGACCATCGCACGGACATCTGGGCGTTCGGGTGCATCCTCTTCGAGTGTCTCTCCGGATCGAGGCCGTTCCCGGGCGCGACCGGCTCCGACGTCATCGCGAAGGTGCTGGAGCGGGAGCCGGAGTGGAGCGCGATCCCCTCGGGAACGCCCGCCCGGCTGCGCGATCTCCTGAAGCGATGCCTGGTGAAGGACCCCTCCGCGCGCGCCGGGGCGATCGGCGCGCTCCGCAAGGAGCTGGCCGAGATGGCCGACGGGTCGCGCGCGCCGCGCTCGGGCCAGGCGGCGGCGATTCCCTCGCTGGCCGTGCTCTACTTCGAGAATCTCTCCAGCGACCGCGACAGCGACTATTTCTGCGCGGGAATCACCGAGGACATCCTCACCGATCTCTCCAAGATCCGGGGGCTTCGCGTGGCGTCGCGGAACGCGGTGGCGAAGTTCCGCGGCGAATCGGTGGACATTCCGCGCGTCGCGGCGGACCTCGGGGTCACCGCGGTCGTGGAGGGGAGCGTCCGCCGGTCGGGCGACCGCGTCCGCATCTCGGCGCAGCTCATCAACGCCGCCGACGGCTTCCACCTCTGGGCCGAGCGGTACGACCGCACGCTGCAGGACGTCTTCGCCGTGCAGGAAGAGATCGCGTCCTCCATCGTCGCCGCGCTCAAGGTGGCGCTCGCGCCCGGCGAATCGGAGAACCTGCTCCGCGACCGCCCCGGCGACGTGCGCGCGTACGACCTGTACCTGAAGGGCAGGGAGCTGTACTACCGGTACACGGAGGAATCGCTTCGGGAGGCGCTGGGGCTGTTCGAGCGCGCCACCCAGATGGAGCCCGAGTACGCGCTCGCCTGGGCCGGAATCGCCGACTGCTACGGCCAGATGCTGCAATGGGGGCTGGGCACCCGCACCCGGGACCTGGTCCGAATGGGGCTCGAGGCCGCCCGGCGGTCGATCGCGCTCGACCCGAACCTGGCCGAAGGGTACAAGGCGGAGTCGCTGGTGATGCGATCCTCCGGCGACATCGAGGGAGCGAGGCAGAAGCTGGTGCGCGCCCTGGAGATCAACCCGCGCCTGACCAGCGCCTGGATCAATCTGGCCGTCCACGCGTTCGAGGCCTGCGACGTGGCGGGGGCCGAGCGCGGGCAGCGTCGCGCGATGCAGACCGACCCTCAGTCGTCGTTCGCGTCCACCTGGCTCAGCACGATCTTTCGCGAGTCCGGCCGCTACGACGACGCGATCGAGGCGGCCCTGCGCTCGATCCGGTTCTCGGGGAACGTGTTCGACCTGCGCGGAAGCTACAGCGCGCTCGTGTGCGTGCACCTTCGGCGCAACGACCTGCCGGCCGCCCGGAAGAGCCTGGCGGAGGCGCGGGCCGCCGCTGGAATGGGCCCCAATTTCCAGGTCCTCGAGGCGAACATCGCGGTCCGCGCCGGACTCAAGGACGAGGCCTTGCGCCTGCTCTCCGTGGCCGAGTCGTCCCTGGAGCTCCAGCCGCACGCGATCCTCTGCGCCATCGAGGTCAGCCTGGCGCTCGACGACATGGATCGGGCGCTCGGTTTCGCGCGCCGCCCCATCTTTGCCGACATCAGCCCCGCGCTCCTTCGATTGAACCCGCGGCTCCATCCGCTGCTCGACCACGAGCCGTTCACGCCGCGCGTTGCTCCGGCGACGCTCGTCTGGCCGCGCGAAGCGCCCCCGGTGGATCCCGCGATCGCGGGGCTGTTCGCGGGGGTGCGCGTCGAGTCGGGGCTCCCCACGGGAACCGGGAGCAGCGCGGCCGGACTTTGA
- the pyrE gene encoding orotate phosphoribosyltransferase, which produces MTATREQLLHLLLETGSFKYSDTPTFQLASGAMSRFYVDCRVGLSHAPLRRIVGELMLAEAAGQAVDAAGGLLIGAYPIAIAVSDAAYAAGRTVRAFAVRKEPKSHGLKKLLEGDVKAGDRVLVVDDVITSGKSTIEAIQKCREAGLTVVKAVVMIDRQEQNGRKSIEAEGVPVGALCTLDDLQRIAV; this is translated from the coding sequence ATGACCGCGACCCGTGAGCAGCTCCTCCATCTTCTCCTCGAAACCGGATCGTTCAAGTACAGCGACACGCCGACCTTCCAGCTCGCTTCGGGCGCGATGAGCCGCTTCTACGTGGACTGCCGCGTCGGTCTCTCGCACGCGCCGCTGCGCCGGATCGTCGGGGAGCTGATGCTGGCCGAGGCCGCGGGGCAGGCGGTGGACGCCGCGGGCGGGCTCTTGATCGGCGCCTACCCGATCGCGATCGCGGTCTCCGACGCGGCCTACGCGGCCGGTCGCACGGTGCGCGCGTTCGCCGTGCGCAAGGAGCCGAAGTCGCACGGTCTGAAGAAGCTCCTGGAAGGGGACGTGAAGGCGGGTGACCGCGTGCTCGTGGTGGACGACGTGATCACGAGCGGGAAGTCGACGATCGAAGCGATCCAGAAGTGCCGCGAGGCGGGCCTGACCGTCGTGAAAGCGGTCGTCATGATCGACCGCCAGGAGCAGAACGGCAGGAAGAGCATCGAAGCCGAGGGTGTCCCGGTCGGCGCGCTCTGCACGCTGGACGACTTGCAGCGCATCGCCGTGTAA
- a CDS encoding L,D-transpeptidase family protein produces MFKERLAGPAALGLAALLSLMPLACGSPGPSRAAVTHSIQTRVASAVPTGAIAGERLIEPKSVGRFYKARKSLIAWDHDDVPKIIEAIRGVYADGLNPDDYHLAAIQKLQSQREHATTAELEADLDLLLSDAIAAVLDHVRYGRVRPKSLDPRWNVDPRDDMPPLDQTLADVAKAKDPVDAIQQARPDHFIYKGLVNALAQLREIESSGGWGTVPPGRAIKPGSSDPRVPRVRARLAKSGELDQAAATDSTRGYDRALVDAVKLFQARHRLPETGVVDKKTIDAMNVTAAARAAQVRVNLERARWVLGGLKGDFVLVNLPAFKAYYIQGGKNVWEGRTQIGEEAKQTPTFRARMTTVVFNPDWTVPQSIVAEEIFPDMQSGKDGLGSRHLKVYDGKGNEVDPSSVDWGSPDNFPYTLKQPPGDDNALGKVKLLFPNKYSIYMHDTPSKHLFESSSRTFSHGCIRTENVLDLAEILLRGQDGWDHAKIEETLASGETQNVALENKPYVLIVYWTVSVGASGEVRYADDIYDLDQPLLNALNAGPRAV; encoded by the coding sequence ATGTTCAAAGAGCGACTCGCCGGCCCGGCCGCACTCGGCCTCGCCGCCCTGCTTTCCCTGATGCCCCTGGCCTGCGGCTCGCCGGGTCCCTCCCGCGCCGCGGTCACCCACAGCATCCAGACCCGCGTCGCCTCCGCCGTACCCACGGGAGCGATCGCCGGGGAGCGGCTGATCGAGCCGAAATCGGTCGGCCGCTTCTACAAGGCGCGCAAGTCGCTCATCGCGTGGGACCACGACGACGTGCCCAAGATCATCGAGGCGATCCGCGGCGTCTACGCCGACGGGCTGAACCCCGACGATTACCACCTGGCCGCGATCCAGAAGCTGCAGAGCCAGCGGGAGCACGCGACCACGGCGGAGCTGGAGGCGGACCTGGACCTCCTGCTCTCCGACGCGATCGCGGCGGTCCTGGACCACGTCCGCTACGGGCGGGTGCGGCCCAAGTCGCTCGATCCGCGCTGGAACGTCGATCCGCGCGACGACATGCCGCCGCTGGATCAGACGCTCGCGGACGTGGCCAAGGCCAAGGACCCGGTGGACGCGATCCAGCAGGCGAGGCCGGACCACTTCATCTACAAGGGCCTCGTGAACGCGCTGGCCCAGCTCCGGGAGATCGAGTCGAGCGGCGGATGGGGCACGGTTCCCCCCGGCCGCGCCATCAAGCCGGGCTCCTCCGACCCGCGCGTTCCGCGCGTGCGCGCGCGGCTCGCCAAGAGCGGGGAGCTGGACCAGGCGGCCGCGACCGACTCGACCCGCGGCTATGACCGGGCGCTGGTGGACGCGGTGAAGCTCTTCCAGGCGCGTCACCGGCTGCCCGAGACGGGTGTGGTGGACAAGAAGACGATCGACGCGATGAACGTGACGGCCGCCGCCCGGGCCGCGCAGGTGCGTGTCAATCTCGAACGGGCGCGCTGGGTGCTGGGCGGCCTCAAGGGAGACTTCGTGCTCGTGAACCTCCCCGCGTTCAAGGCCTACTACATCCAGGGCGGAAAGAACGTGTGGGAGGGGCGGACCCAGATCGGCGAGGAAGCGAAGCAGACGCCGACCTTCCGCGCGCGCATGACCACGGTGGTGTTCAATCCCGACTGGACCGTGCCGCAGTCGATCGTGGCCGAGGAGATCTTCCCCGACATGCAGTCGGGCAAGGACGGGCTCGGCTCGCGGCATCTCAAGGTCTACGACGGGAAGGGGAACGAGGTCGATCCCTCGTCGGTGGACTGGGGCTCGCCCGACAACTTCCCCTACACGCTGAAGCAGCCGCCGGGCGACGACAACGCGCTCGGCAAGGTGAAGCTGCTGTTCCCGAACAAGTACTCGATCTACATGCACGATACGCCGAGCAAGCACCTCTTCGAGTCGTCCAGCCGGACCTTCAGCCATGGCTGCATCCGGACGGAGAACGTGCTCGACCTGGCCGAGATCCTCCTGCGCGGCCAGGACGGGTGGGACCACGCGAAGATCGAGGAGACGCTCGCGAGCGGAGAGACGCAGAACGTCGCGCTGGAGAACAAGCCGTACGTGCTGATCGTCTACTGGACGGTGTCCGTGGGGGCTTCGGGGGAGGTGCGCTACGCGGACGACATCTACGACCTGGACCAGCCGCTCCTGAACGCGCTCAACGCCGGGCCGAGGGCGGTCTAG